TTATTCATATCTATTATCTGACCTTTGTTCTGTGTAAACATCATGCCGGATCCCCTTAGTGTGGTTGAATAGTTGCCTGCGCTGGACGAAGCCGAAGCGCCGCGAGGTAAGGTAAATGTTTCTTGTTCAGTATTTCTTTTCTGAATATCAACTGGGGCAATATTATGCTGAGCCTGGATCAAATAAATGAATAGGTTAAGCATTAAAAGGATTAATGTCTTTTTTATGCTGAACAGTTGGTTTGTATGGGCTTGCGTCACGTTTTTTTTAATTTAAGTTAAAAATAATAATTAAGGGGCCGTAAGACTAATATTCATACTGCACCCGTTTTTGTCCGTTATATTTATAGAATATGTTCCCGGACAAAGTTGATTTTTATATCTGTTGGAATAGCCATCCGGCCATGAGTAGGAGTAGGGGCTTGTTCCACCAATGGCATTTACCATTACCCATTCTTTGCAGCCGCAACTTGCACAGCTGGCAGTGCCTTTTGTAATCTGTCCTGTCAGGGTACAGCTTACACATGTTGTACCGGTAATAGCAAATATTGCCGTTTGTGTTTGATTGCAGCTGCCGGTTGCAGTCACAGTATATGTACCGGTACAAAGACCAGTTATGGTATTACTATTGCTTGTTGTATTTAATGTTGAACTGCCATTGCTCCATGTATAATTATAGCTTGGTTCTCCGCAGGTTATATTTATAGTTGCACTTCCATTGCAAGGGCTGCAAGAAGTATTGTTTGTCTGATTCTGGGCATATACAACAGAAGGAATAAACTTCGCAATATAGCCATCGTCGCTTCCGTTAGCTGTATTATCATAAAATGCTCCTCCGCCCGGATTTAAAAAAGGATGATTAATTATTCCCCAGGATTCGCCCGAACTATAAAGGTTGCCGGAACTGTCTATGGCCAATGCTCCCCGTACATCACTATCATTTCCACCAAAATAAGTAGCCCATTGAAGTGCACCTAAAGCATTAAATTTGACAATAAAAAGATCTCCACCGTAGGAACCTCCATTATAGCTGTTGTCGAAATAGTCAAGGTTGCACGAGTTTTTTACTGTTACATCCGTAGAACTAGTCTGGAAGCTTACATAAATATTATTACAAGGATCGACAACAATATTATCGGAAGTAAGAAAAGCAGAGGTGTTTTCTCCCGCACTTCCTCCATAGTAAGTTGCCCAAAGCAATACTCCTGCATTACTGAATTTCAGTAGGAAGATATCGGAGCCTCCACCTAATGTATTATCAAAATAAGCGCCGGCCAGATTCAAAAGAGGGAAGGTGGCTGCAGAAGAGGATGTGAACCCTATAACAAATATATTTCCTAAAAGATCAGTGCATATTGAAAACCCTAAACGCCAGGCGCCTCCTTCATTACCACTTCCCCCATAGTATGTAGCCCAAATCTGTATTCCTGCATTACTGAATTTGAGAATAAAGGCATCTTTTGTGAAGGCTCCACCCCCGTTTGCCGGCTGGAAGTATGTGCCGCCAAAAGGATTCATTATTGGAAAGTTGGTAGAGTATGTACTCCCTGTAACAAATATATTGTTTAATGCGTCGGTACATATTGAGACACCTTCATCATTGCCTGTTCCACCGTAATAAGTGGCCCAGAGTTGAATACCTGTATTGCTGAATTTTAGAATAAAGGCATCGTCTCCGCCGGCTTTAGCTGCCTGAAAATAGGTTCCTCCAAGCGGATTTAAAACAGGGAAATTGACAGAACTGGTCCAGCCGGTAATAAATATATTTCCTGCAAGGTCAGTGCAAATGGAATTACCATCTTCAGCGCCCGTTCCACCATAATAAGTGGCCCAAAGTCGCACTCCCGAATTACTAAATTTCAAAACAAATGCATCTCCCGGGTAAAACCCGCCGGCATTCGTTGCCTGGAAATAAGTTCCGCCGAGTGCATTGAACACAGGGAAGTTGGTGGAGTTCGTAGCGCCTGTTACAAATACATTTCCGGTGAGATCGGTACAAATAAAATTTCCTCCCTCGCTTACAGTACCTCCGTAATATGTGGCCCAAAGTAATACTCCGGTATTGCTAAATTTCAGGATAACCACATCTCCCTGTCCGCCTCCATAAGTTCCCTGGAAATATGCTCCGCCAAGCGGATTTAATACAGGAATATTAGAAGCAGGAGGATTCAGATACCCTGTAATAAATATATTTCCAAAGATATCACAATCTATACTCA
The nucleotide sequence above comes from Bacteroidota bacterium. Encoded proteins:
- a CDS encoding SBBP repeat-containing protein encodes the protein MKQKHISTLLIYQLLLATIAYSNKPVDPQLKTSVQQWLCEQPVRFLENKGQITDASGKPLPFVFFKTETPGLNMFVTDKGLTYMFIKTHEKEKNDHKYAGNKFSQRTEQPEQEEIKTEWTRIDMSLKGATIKKENIFNEGMSTGFSQYFLAHCPDGITDVRSYEKITIEEIYPGIDWVLYNSDNKGFKYDFIVHPGADPKQIELVYSSLLPLKLNSNGNIEIKTNLGTLTENAPVSYLRKKNSPHGESQDEVILTQFIKKLNFRNDQGGYDTFIQFHFLNDLNGSEEADLIIDPQLTWSTLYGSNGLDGLMSIDCDIFGNIFITGYLNPPASNIPVLNPLGGAYFQGTYGGGQGDVVILKFSNTGVLLWATYYGGTVSEGGNFICTDLTGNVFVTGATNSTNFPVFNALGGTYFQATNAGGFYPGDAFVLKFSNSGVRLWATYYGGTGAEDGNSICTDLAGNIFITGWTSSVNFPVLNPLGGTYFQAAKAGGDDAFILKFSNTGIQLWATYYGGTGNDEGVSICTDALNNIFVTGSTYSTNFPIMNPFGGTYFQPANGGGAFTKDAFILKFSNAGIQIWATYYGGSGNEGGAWRLGFSICTDLLGNIFVIGFTSSSAATFPLLNLAGAYFDNTLGGGSDIFLLKFSNAGVLLWATYYGGSAGENTSAFLTSDNIVVDPCNNIYVSFQTSSTDVTVKNSCNLDYFDNSYNGGSYGGDLFIVKFNALGALQWATYFGGNDSDVRGALAIDSSGNLYSSGESWGIINHPFLNPGGGAFYDNTANGSDDGYIAKFIPSVVYAQNQTNNTSCSPCNGSATINITCGEPSYNYTWSNGSSTLNTTSNSNTITGLCTGTYTVTATGSCNQTQTAIFAITGTTCVSCTLTGQITKGTASCASCGCKEWVMVNAIGGTSPYSYSWPDGYSNRYKNQLCPGTYSINITDKNGCSMNISLTAP